The following proteins come from a genomic window of Sebastes fasciatus isolate fSebFas1 chromosome 6, fSebFas1.pri, whole genome shotgun sequence:
- the lztr1 gene encoding leucine-zipper-like transcriptional regulator 1 isoform X2: protein MSFKSTKVAPSVDFDHSCSDSVEYLTLNFGPFETVHRWRRLPPCDEFVGARRSKHTVVAYRDAIYVFGGDNGKNMLNDLLRFDVKDCSWCRAFTTGTPPAPRYHHSAVVYGSSMFVFGGYTGDIYSNSNLKNKNDLFEYKFATGQWTEWKVEGSLPVARSAHGATVHNDKLWIFAGYDGNARLNDMWTVNLQDREHACWEEIDQSGEIPPSCCNFPVAVCRDKMFVFSGQSGAKITNNLFQFEFKGQMWTRIPTEHLLRGSPPPPQRRYGHTMVAFDRHLYVFGGAADNTLPNELHCYDVDSQSWEVIHPSMDSEMPSGRLFHAAAVIQDAMYIFGGTVDNNVRSGEMYRFQFSCYPKCTLHEDYGKLFENRQFCDVTFILGEREDRVLGHIAIVTARCQWLRKKILQAWDRQRQTKQDSSEESDDGAAGGPRDIQVGNKPMLEVSIREAESQPFEVLMQFLYTDKIQYPRRGHVQDVLLIMDVYKLALSFKLSRLEQLCVQYIEASVDLQNVLSVCENANKLQLDQLKEHCLNFVVKESHFNQVIMTKEFERLSTPLIVEIVRRKQQPPLRLYSDQPVDIGTSLVQDMKAYLEGGGLEFCDIVLLLDGQPRPAHQAILAARSSYFEAMFRSFMPVDGQVNISIGEMVPSKQAFESMLRYIYYGDVNMPPEDSLYLFAAPYYYGFSNNRMQAYCKQNLEMNVTVENVLQILEAADKTQALDMKKHCLHIIVHQFIKVSKLPNLRSLSQLLLLDIIESLATHISDKQCAEMGSDI from the exons ATGTCCTTTAAATCAACCAAAGTGGCTCCCAGTGTTGATTTCGACCACAGTTGCTCCGACAGCGTGGAATATCTGACGCTCAACTTTGGCCCATTTGAGACTGTTCATCGCTGGAGAAGACTCCCTCCGTGTGATGAGTTTGTTGGTGCAAG GCGCAGCAAGCACACTGTTGTGGCATACAGGGATGCCATTTACGTGTTTGGGGGAGACAATGG AAAGAACATGCTGAACGATTTGCTCCGTTTTGATGTGAAGGACTGCTCATGGTGTCG AGCCTTCACCACTGGAACTCCACCTGCTCCCAGATATCACCACTCAGCTGTTGTTTATGGCAGCAGCATGTTTGTTTTTG GGGGCTACACTGGAGACATCTACTCAAACTCAaacctgaaaaacaaaaatgacctTTTTGAGTACAAGTTTGCAACAGGGCAGTGGACTGAATGGAAAGTGGAGGGGAG CTTGCCAGTGGCTCGGTCTGCACATGGGGCCACGGTCCATAATGATAAACTGTGGATATTTGCTGGCTATGATGGGAATGCCAG GCTGAATGACATGTGGACCGTCAATCTGCAAGATCGAGAACATGCGTGTTGGGAGGAG ATCGATCAGAGTGGTGAGATTCCTCCATCTTGCTGCAACTTCCCTGTAGCCGTATGCAGGgacaaaatgtttgtgttttctggTCAGAGTGGCGCCAAGATCACCAACAACCTCTTCCAGTTTGAGTTCAAGGGCCAAAT GTGGACACGCATCCCGACCGAACACTTACTGCGGGGctcccctccacctccccaGAGACGTTATGGCCACACTATGGTTGCCTTTGACCGCCACCTGTATGTATTTGGGGGTGCAGCTGACAACACTCTGCCCAATGAACTGCACTGCTACGATGTGGACTCTCAGAGCTGGGAGGTGATCCATCCCAGCATGGATAGTGAG ATGCCCAGTGGGAGACTCTTCCACGCTGCTGCTGTGATTCAAGATGCCATGTACATCTTTGGAGGAACTGTGGACAACAATGTGCGCAGTGGGGAGATGTACAGATTCCAG TTCTCCTGCTACCCAAAGTGTACTCTCCATGAGGACTACGGCAAACTGTTTGAGAATCGTCAGTTCTGTGATGTGACGTTTATTCTGGGCGAG AGGGAGGACAGAGTCTTGGGGCATATTGCCATAGTGACTGCAAGATGTCAGTGGCTGCGAAAGAAAATCCTGCAGGCTTGGGATAGGCAGCGACAG ACTAAACAGGACAGCAGCGAGGAAAGTGACGATGGGGCAGCTGGAGGCCCGAGGGATATCCAAGTAGGCAACAAGCCGATGCTAGAGGTGTCCATCAGGGAAGCGGAGTCCCAGCCTTTTGAAGTCTTAATGCAGTTCCTCTACACGGACAAGATCCAGTACCCACGCAGAG GTCATGTCCAGGATGTCCTTCTAATTATGGATGTATACAAACTGGCCCTTAGTTTTAAGCTTTCCCGCCTCGAACAGCTGTGTGTGCAGTACATTGAGGCATCTGTCGACCTGCAGAATGTTCTCAGTGTTTGTGAAAATGCCAACAAGCTGCAACTGGACCAGCTCAAG GAACATTGCCTTAATTTTGTGGTGAAGGAGTCTCACTTCAACCAGGTGATCATGACGAAGGAGTTTGAACGTCTGTCCACCCCACTGATTGTGGAGATTGTGAGACGAAAGCAGCAGCCTCCTCTCAGGTTGTACTCAGACCAGCCTGTGGACATCGGGACCTCCCTGGTCCAGGACATGAAAGCTTACCTGGAGGGGGGCGGCCTAGAGTTCTGCGACATTGTCCTGCTGTTAGACGGACAACCACGACCTGCACATCAAGCCATACTGGCAGCCCGATCCAG TTACTTTGAGGCGATGTTCCGCTCCTTCATGCCCGTGGACGGTCAGGTTAACATTTCCATCGGTGAGATGGTTCCCAGTAAGCAGGCCTTTGAGTCCATGCTGCGTTATATCTACTACGGCGACGTCAACATGCCTCCAGAGGATTCCCT CTATCTGTTTGCTGCACCATATTACTACGGGTTTTCAAACAACAGGATGCAGGCTTACTGCAAGCAGAATCTGGAGATGAACGTCACGGTGGAGAATGTCTTGCAG ATTCTGGAGGCAGCTGATAAGACCCAGGCTCTGGACATGAAGAAGCACTGCCTGCACATTATTGTCCACCAGTTCATTAAG GTGTCCAAGCTCCCCAACCTGCGGTCTCTCagccagctgctgctgttggacaTCATTGAGTCTCTAGCTACACACATATCAGACAAACAATGTGCTGAGATGGGCTCCGACATTTAG
- the gal3st1a gene encoding galactosylceramide sulfotransferase has product MAGKQGRQWRSMCKGLVLGTLLTSCMILLYCLSTPQVHFSLPEVPVPYSCAHRPSQLHPKPTYTNSSQPDTGQTCTPKVDIMFMKTHKTASSTFLNILFRFGEKHRLKFAFPDSRNDFFYPSLFQRSQVKDYRPGMCFNIICNHMRLNAPEVAKLLPMDTSYITILRDPAELFESSFHYFGRLVPFTWKIPGDNKLTEFLRDPHYYFDPEGFNSFYLKNLLFFDFGQDNTLELDDPRVEEGIRFITDRFQLVMLVEYFEESLILLKDALCWEMDDVLFFKLNARKGSTVSKLTPELRARALAWNAVDWKLYQHFNQTFWKKVDAYGRRRMAEDVAELRRRNAEMTSICIEGGRAVEAGSIQETAMQPWQPIGEKSIMGYNLKKNVDKAHRKLCRKMLTPELQYLTELGVNLWITKLWGHVRDIINW; this is encoded by the exons ATGGCTGGCAAGCAAGGGAGGCAGTGGAGGTCCATGTGCAAAGGCCTGGTCCTGGGTACCCTCCTGACCAGCTGCATGATCCTGCTGTACTGCCTCTCCACTCCACAGGTCCACTTCAGTCTGCCTGA GGTCCCAGTGCCTTACTCATGTGCCCACCGTCCGTCCCAGCTCCACCCCAAACCAACATACACAAACAGCTCACAGCCAGACACTGGCCAGACCTGCACTCCTAAAGTGGACATCATGTTCATGAAGACCCACAAAACAGCCAGCAGCACCTTCCTCAACATCCTTTTCCGCTTCGGGGAGAAGCACCGGCTCAAATTTGCCTTCCCTGACAGCAGAAATGACTTCTTCTATCCGTCCCTTTTCCAGCGTTCCCAGGTTAAAGACTACAGACCTGGAATGTGCTTCAACATTATCTGTAATCACATGCGCCTCAATGCACCCGAGGTGGCCAAGCTGCTACCTATGGACACTTCCTACATCACTATACTGCGAGACCCTGCAGAGCTTTTTGAGTCATCTTTCCACTACTTTGGCCGGCTGGTGCCTTTTACTTGGAAGATACCAGGTGATAACAAGCTGACTGAGTTCCTACGTGACCCCCATTACTACTTTGACCCTGAGGGCTTCAACTCTTTCTACCTCAAGAACCTGCTGTTCTTTGATTTTGGGCAGGACAACACTCTGGAGCTGGATGACCCGCGGGTAGAGGAGGGAATCAGATTCATCACTGACCGTTTTCAGCTGGTCATGTTGGTGGAATACTTTGAGGAATCACTCATCCTGCTCAAGGATGCCCTCTGCTGGGAGATGGACGACGTGCTCTTCTTCAAGCTCAACGCCCGCAAGGGGTCCACTGTGTCTAAACTGACCCCTGAGCTAAGGGCCAGGGCACTGGCGTGGAACGCTGTTGACTGGAAGCTATACCAGCATTTCAACCAGACTTTTTGGAAGAAAGTAGATGCATACGGACGGCGGCGGATGGCTGAGGATGTGGCAGAGCTCAGGAGAAGGAACGCAGAGATGACATCCATCTGCATTGAGGGGGGTCGAGCTGTGGAAGCTGGCAGCATCCAAGAGACAGCCATGCAGCCCTGGCAGCCCATCGGAGAGAAGTCCATCATGGGCTATAACCTGAAGAAGAATGTGGACAAGGCACATCGGAAGTTGTGCCGAAAGATGTTGACCCCAGAGCTGCAGTATTTAACAGAGCTTGGGGTTAACCTGTGGATCACCAAGCTGTGGGGCCACGTCCGAGATATCATTAACTGGTGA
- the lztr1 gene encoding leucine-zipper-like transcriptional regulator 1 isoform X3 produces the protein MSLLVQGNMLTDERSKHTVVAYRDAIYVFGGDNGKNMLNDLLRFDVKDCSWCRAFTTGTPPAPRYHHSAVVYGSSMFVFGGYTGDIYSNSNLKNKNDLFEYKFATGQWTEWKVEGSLPVARSAHGATVHNDKLWIFAGYDGNARLNDMWTVNLQDREHACWEEIDQSGEIPPSCCNFPVAVCRDKMFVFSGQSGAKITNNLFQFEFKGQMWTRIPTEHLLRGSPPPPQRRYGHTMVAFDRHLYVFGGAADNTLPNELHCYDVDSQSWEVIHPSMDSEMPSGRLFHAAAVIQDAMYIFGGTVDNNVRSGEMYRFQFSCYPKCTLHEDYGKLFENRQFCDVTFILGEREDRVLGHIAIVTARCQWLRKKILQAWDRQRQKTKQDSSEESDDGAAGGPRDIQVGNKPMLEVSIREAESQPFEVLMQFLYTDKIQYPRRGHVQDVLLIMDVYKLALSFKLSRLEQLCVQYIEASVDLQNVLSVCENANKLQLDQLKEHCLNFVVKESHFNQVIMTKEFERLSTPLIVEIVRRKQQPPLRLYSDQPVDIGTSLVQDMKAYLEGGGLEFCDIVLLLDGQPRPAHQAILAARSSYFEAMFRSFMPVDGQVNISIGEMVPSKQAFESMLRYIYYGDVNMPPEDSLYLFAAPYYYGFSNNRMQAYCKQNLEMNVTVENVLQILEAADKTQALDMKKHCLHIIVHQFIKVSKLPNLRSLSQLLLLDIIESLATHISDKQCAEMGSDI, from the exons ATGAGTTTGTTGGTGCAAGGTAACATGTTGACAGATGA GCGCAGCAAGCACACTGTTGTGGCATACAGGGATGCCATTTACGTGTTTGGGGGAGACAATGG AAAGAACATGCTGAACGATTTGCTCCGTTTTGATGTGAAGGACTGCTCATGGTGTCG AGCCTTCACCACTGGAACTCCACCTGCTCCCAGATATCACCACTCAGCTGTTGTTTATGGCAGCAGCATGTTTGTTTTTG GGGGCTACACTGGAGACATCTACTCAAACTCAaacctgaaaaacaaaaatgacctTTTTGAGTACAAGTTTGCAACAGGGCAGTGGACTGAATGGAAAGTGGAGGGGAG CTTGCCAGTGGCTCGGTCTGCACATGGGGCCACGGTCCATAATGATAAACTGTGGATATTTGCTGGCTATGATGGGAATGCCAG GCTGAATGACATGTGGACCGTCAATCTGCAAGATCGAGAACATGCGTGTTGGGAGGAG ATCGATCAGAGTGGTGAGATTCCTCCATCTTGCTGCAACTTCCCTGTAGCCGTATGCAGGgacaaaatgtttgtgttttctggTCAGAGTGGCGCCAAGATCACCAACAACCTCTTCCAGTTTGAGTTCAAGGGCCAAAT GTGGACACGCATCCCGACCGAACACTTACTGCGGGGctcccctccacctccccaGAGACGTTATGGCCACACTATGGTTGCCTTTGACCGCCACCTGTATGTATTTGGGGGTGCAGCTGACAACACTCTGCCCAATGAACTGCACTGCTACGATGTGGACTCTCAGAGCTGGGAGGTGATCCATCCCAGCATGGATAGTGAG ATGCCCAGTGGGAGACTCTTCCACGCTGCTGCTGTGATTCAAGATGCCATGTACATCTTTGGAGGAACTGTGGACAACAATGTGCGCAGTGGGGAGATGTACAGATTCCAG TTCTCCTGCTACCCAAAGTGTACTCTCCATGAGGACTACGGCAAACTGTTTGAGAATCGTCAGTTCTGTGATGTGACGTTTATTCTGGGCGAG AGGGAGGACAGAGTCTTGGGGCATATTGCCATAGTGACTGCAAGATGTCAGTGGCTGCGAAAGAAAATCCTGCAGGCTTGGGATAGGCAGCGACAG AAGACTAAACAGGACAGCAGCGAGGAAAGTGACGATGGGGCAGCTGGAGGCCCGAGGGATATCCAAGTAGGCAACAAGCCGATGCTAGAGGTGTCCATCAGGGAAGCGGAGTCCCAGCCTTTTGAAGTCTTAATGCAGTTCCTCTACACGGACAAGATCCAGTACCCACGCAGAG GTCATGTCCAGGATGTCCTTCTAATTATGGATGTATACAAACTGGCCCTTAGTTTTAAGCTTTCCCGCCTCGAACAGCTGTGTGTGCAGTACATTGAGGCATCTGTCGACCTGCAGAATGTTCTCAGTGTTTGTGAAAATGCCAACAAGCTGCAACTGGACCAGCTCAAG GAACATTGCCTTAATTTTGTGGTGAAGGAGTCTCACTTCAACCAGGTGATCATGACGAAGGAGTTTGAACGTCTGTCCACCCCACTGATTGTGGAGATTGTGAGACGAAAGCAGCAGCCTCCTCTCAGGTTGTACTCAGACCAGCCTGTGGACATCGGGACCTCCCTGGTCCAGGACATGAAAGCTTACCTGGAGGGGGGCGGCCTAGAGTTCTGCGACATTGTCCTGCTGTTAGACGGACAACCACGACCTGCACATCAAGCCATACTGGCAGCCCGATCCAG TTACTTTGAGGCGATGTTCCGCTCCTTCATGCCCGTGGACGGTCAGGTTAACATTTCCATCGGTGAGATGGTTCCCAGTAAGCAGGCCTTTGAGTCCATGCTGCGTTATATCTACTACGGCGACGTCAACATGCCTCCAGAGGATTCCCT CTATCTGTTTGCTGCACCATATTACTACGGGTTTTCAAACAACAGGATGCAGGCTTACTGCAAGCAGAATCTGGAGATGAACGTCACGGTGGAGAATGTCTTGCAG ATTCTGGAGGCAGCTGATAAGACCCAGGCTCTGGACATGAAGAAGCACTGCCTGCACATTATTGTCCACCAGTTCATTAAG GTGTCCAAGCTCCCCAACCTGCGGTCTCTCagccagctgctgctgttggacaTCATTGAGTCTCTAGCTACACACATATCAGACAAACAATGTGCTGAGATGGGCTCCGACATTTAG
- the lztr1 gene encoding leucine-zipper-like transcriptional regulator 1 isoform X1, giving the protein MSFKSTKVAPSVDFDHSCSDSVEYLTLNFGPFETVHRWRRLPPCDEFVGARRSKHTVVAYRDAIYVFGGDNGKNMLNDLLRFDVKDCSWCRAFTTGTPPAPRYHHSAVVYGSSMFVFGGYTGDIYSNSNLKNKNDLFEYKFATGQWTEWKVEGSLPVARSAHGATVHNDKLWIFAGYDGNARLNDMWTVNLQDREHACWEEIDQSGEIPPSCCNFPVAVCRDKMFVFSGQSGAKITNNLFQFEFKGQMWTRIPTEHLLRGSPPPPQRRYGHTMVAFDRHLYVFGGAADNTLPNELHCYDVDSQSWEVIHPSMDSEMPSGRLFHAAAVIQDAMYIFGGTVDNNVRSGEMYRFQFSCYPKCTLHEDYGKLFENRQFCDVTFILGEREDRVLGHIAIVTARCQWLRKKILQAWDRQRQKTKQDSSEESDDGAAGGPRDIQVGNKPMLEVSIREAESQPFEVLMQFLYTDKIQYPRRGHVQDVLLIMDVYKLALSFKLSRLEQLCVQYIEASVDLQNVLSVCENANKLQLDQLKEHCLNFVVKESHFNQVIMTKEFERLSTPLIVEIVRRKQQPPLRLYSDQPVDIGTSLVQDMKAYLEGGGLEFCDIVLLLDGQPRPAHQAILAARSSYFEAMFRSFMPVDGQVNISIGEMVPSKQAFESMLRYIYYGDVNMPPEDSLYLFAAPYYYGFSNNRMQAYCKQNLEMNVTVENVLQILEAADKTQALDMKKHCLHIIVHQFIKVSKLPNLRSLSQLLLLDIIESLATHISDKQCAEMGSDI; this is encoded by the exons ATGTCCTTTAAATCAACCAAAGTGGCTCCCAGTGTTGATTTCGACCACAGTTGCTCCGACAGCGTGGAATATCTGACGCTCAACTTTGGCCCATTTGAGACTGTTCATCGCTGGAGAAGACTCCCTCCGTGTGATGAGTTTGTTGGTGCAAG GCGCAGCAAGCACACTGTTGTGGCATACAGGGATGCCATTTACGTGTTTGGGGGAGACAATGG AAAGAACATGCTGAACGATTTGCTCCGTTTTGATGTGAAGGACTGCTCATGGTGTCG AGCCTTCACCACTGGAACTCCACCTGCTCCCAGATATCACCACTCAGCTGTTGTTTATGGCAGCAGCATGTTTGTTTTTG GGGGCTACACTGGAGACATCTACTCAAACTCAaacctgaaaaacaaaaatgacctTTTTGAGTACAAGTTTGCAACAGGGCAGTGGACTGAATGGAAAGTGGAGGGGAG CTTGCCAGTGGCTCGGTCTGCACATGGGGCCACGGTCCATAATGATAAACTGTGGATATTTGCTGGCTATGATGGGAATGCCAG GCTGAATGACATGTGGACCGTCAATCTGCAAGATCGAGAACATGCGTGTTGGGAGGAG ATCGATCAGAGTGGTGAGATTCCTCCATCTTGCTGCAACTTCCCTGTAGCCGTATGCAGGgacaaaatgtttgtgttttctggTCAGAGTGGCGCCAAGATCACCAACAACCTCTTCCAGTTTGAGTTCAAGGGCCAAAT GTGGACACGCATCCCGACCGAACACTTACTGCGGGGctcccctccacctccccaGAGACGTTATGGCCACACTATGGTTGCCTTTGACCGCCACCTGTATGTATTTGGGGGTGCAGCTGACAACACTCTGCCCAATGAACTGCACTGCTACGATGTGGACTCTCAGAGCTGGGAGGTGATCCATCCCAGCATGGATAGTGAG ATGCCCAGTGGGAGACTCTTCCACGCTGCTGCTGTGATTCAAGATGCCATGTACATCTTTGGAGGAACTGTGGACAACAATGTGCGCAGTGGGGAGATGTACAGATTCCAG TTCTCCTGCTACCCAAAGTGTACTCTCCATGAGGACTACGGCAAACTGTTTGAGAATCGTCAGTTCTGTGATGTGACGTTTATTCTGGGCGAG AGGGAGGACAGAGTCTTGGGGCATATTGCCATAGTGACTGCAAGATGTCAGTGGCTGCGAAAGAAAATCCTGCAGGCTTGGGATAGGCAGCGACAG AAGACTAAACAGGACAGCAGCGAGGAAAGTGACGATGGGGCAGCTGGAGGCCCGAGGGATATCCAAGTAGGCAACAAGCCGATGCTAGAGGTGTCCATCAGGGAAGCGGAGTCCCAGCCTTTTGAAGTCTTAATGCAGTTCCTCTACACGGACAAGATCCAGTACCCACGCAGAG GTCATGTCCAGGATGTCCTTCTAATTATGGATGTATACAAACTGGCCCTTAGTTTTAAGCTTTCCCGCCTCGAACAGCTGTGTGTGCAGTACATTGAGGCATCTGTCGACCTGCAGAATGTTCTCAGTGTTTGTGAAAATGCCAACAAGCTGCAACTGGACCAGCTCAAG GAACATTGCCTTAATTTTGTGGTGAAGGAGTCTCACTTCAACCAGGTGATCATGACGAAGGAGTTTGAACGTCTGTCCACCCCACTGATTGTGGAGATTGTGAGACGAAAGCAGCAGCCTCCTCTCAGGTTGTACTCAGACCAGCCTGTGGACATCGGGACCTCCCTGGTCCAGGACATGAAAGCTTACCTGGAGGGGGGCGGCCTAGAGTTCTGCGACATTGTCCTGCTGTTAGACGGACAACCACGACCTGCACATCAAGCCATACTGGCAGCCCGATCCAG TTACTTTGAGGCGATGTTCCGCTCCTTCATGCCCGTGGACGGTCAGGTTAACATTTCCATCGGTGAGATGGTTCCCAGTAAGCAGGCCTTTGAGTCCATGCTGCGTTATATCTACTACGGCGACGTCAACATGCCTCCAGAGGATTCCCT CTATCTGTTTGCTGCACCATATTACTACGGGTTTTCAAACAACAGGATGCAGGCTTACTGCAAGCAGAATCTGGAGATGAACGTCACGGTGGAGAATGTCTTGCAG ATTCTGGAGGCAGCTGATAAGACCCAGGCTCTGGACATGAAGAAGCACTGCCTGCACATTATTGTCCACCAGTTCATTAAG GTGTCCAAGCTCCCCAACCTGCGGTCTCTCagccagctgctgctgttggacaTCATTGAGTCTCTAGCTACACACATATCAGACAAACAATGTGCTGAGATGGGCTCCGACATTTAG
- the cldn26 gene encoding putative claudin-24 yields MVFLTTKVMQRTAFFVTFGGLVTSLITAFLPLWKTMNSDLNEVENWFSGLWHTCLYTEEVGIQCKAYDSIMGLPMDLQISRVLMSVSIGTGGLALLATFPGMEGVGMCMGQPGLKRQLLILGGVLSWVSGLTTLAPISLVAYTTTVDFWNEGLPDVMPRWEYGEAMFSGWFGGLTLVIGGTLFFVAVCMGDYDQRPPSVPNSPQAKHRTKHYLKTEVL; encoded by the coding sequence ATGGTTTTTCTAACAACTAAAGTGATGCAAAGGACTGCTTTCTTTGTGACGTTTGGGGGTTTGGTCACTTCTCTGATCACCGCCTTCCTTCCACTGTGGAAGACGATGAACTCTGACCTGAACGAAGTGGAGAACTGGTTCTCTGGGCTGTGGCACACCTGCCTCTACACCGAGGAGGTGGGGATTCAGTGCAAGGCCTATGATTCCATCATGGGGCTGCCGATGGATCTGCAGATCTCCAGGGTGCTCATGTCTGTGTCTATAGGCACTGGAGGTTTAGCTCTGCTGGCGACCTTCCCAGGAATGGAGGGGGTTGGGATGTGCATGGGGCAACCGGGTCTGAAGAGACAGCTCCTCATCCTCGGCGGGGTGCTGTCCTGGGTGTCAGGGCTCACCACTCTGGCTCCCATCTCTCTTGTGGCTTACACAACTACGGTGGACTTCTGGAACGAGGGCTTACCTGATGTGATGCCCCGCTGGGAGTACGGAGAGGCGATGTTCTCTGGGTGGTTTGGAGGTTTGACTCTGGTCATCGGAGGGACTCTCTTCTTTGTAGCTGTGTGCATGGGGGACTACGACCAGAGGCCACCAAGTGTGCCAAACAGCCCGCAGGCGAAGCACAGAACAAAGCACTACCTGAAGACAGAGGTTTTATAG